From Cellulosimicrobium sp. ES-005, one genomic window encodes:
- a CDS encoding VOC family protein — MVTIRRGFSSFSADDLDAARDFYGGTLGLPVTALDDGGGLVLHLGGGSDVFVYPKEDHRPAAFTVMHLTVDDVDQVVDELTAKGVTFERYEGFDQDDKGIVRGFMEGGDGAWFTDPAGNIVGLADGENMARLVGG, encoded by the coding sequence ATGGTCACCATTCGGCGCGGGTTCTCCAGCTTCTCGGCGGACGACCTCGACGCGGCGCGCGATTTCTACGGAGGAACCCTCGGGCTCCCCGTCACGGCACTCGACGACGGGGGTGGTCTGGTGCTGCACCTCGGCGGCGGTTCGGACGTGTTCGTGTACCCGAAGGAGGACCATCGGCCGGCCGCCTTCACGGTCATGCACCTCACCGTCGACGACGTGGACCAGGTCGTCGACGAGCTCACCGCGAAGGGCGTGACGTTCGAGCGCTACGAAGGGTTCGACCAGGACGACAAGGGCATCGTGCGCGGCTTCATGGAGGGCGGCGACGGGGCCTGGTTCACCGACCCGGCCGGCAACATCGTCGGCCTCGCCGACGGCGAGAACATGGCACGCCTGGTCGGGGGCTGA
- a CDS encoding TetR/AcrR family transcriptional regulator, producing the protein MTTSRRRPRVREETLRRREEILKAAMATFGSKGYHNGPLAEIAEQVDMTHAGILHHFGSKDHLLLEVLRYRDESDVAGLDGQHIPGGIDMFRHLVRTAFLNAQRAGIVQTYAVLSAESVTDDHPARAFFEGRYRTLRSEAVEAFEALCAERGVAVPASVRHASASILAVMDGLQVQWLLDPTQVDLGEASEFAIEAIVSAVLDPRPSPLGAVPVPTTESGAADAVDVDLPVEAATA; encoded by the coding sequence ATGACCACGAGCAGGCGGCGCCCCCGCGTGCGGGAGGAGACCCTCCGGCGCCGCGAGGAGATCCTCAAGGCCGCCATGGCGACCTTCGGGAGCAAGGGCTACCACAACGGCCCCCTGGCGGAGATCGCCGAGCAGGTCGACATGACCCACGCCGGGATCCTCCACCACTTCGGGTCCAAGGACCATCTCCTCCTCGAGGTGCTGCGCTACCGCGACGAGAGCGACGTCGCCGGGCTCGACGGGCAGCACATCCCGGGCGGCATCGACATGTTCCGCCACCTGGTCCGCACGGCGTTCCTCAACGCGCAGCGCGCCGGGATCGTGCAGACGTACGCCGTGCTCTCCGCGGAGTCCGTGACCGACGACCACCCCGCGCGCGCCTTCTTCGAGGGCCGGTACCGCACGCTGCGCAGCGAGGCCGTGGAGGCGTTCGAGGCGCTGTGCGCGGAGCGGGGCGTCGCGGTCCCCGCGAGCGTCCGGCACGCGTCGGCGTCGATCCTCGCCGTCATGGACGGCCTCCAGGTCCAGTGGCTCCTCGACCCCACGCAGGTCGACCTCGGCGAGGCGAGCGAGTTCGCCATCGAGGCGATCGTCTCCGCGGTGCTCGACCCGCGCCCGTCCCCGCTCGGGGCCGTCCCGGTGCCGACGACGGAGAGCGGCGCCGCGGACGCCGTGGACGTCGACCTCCCCGTGGAGGCGGCGACCGCCTGA
- a CDS encoding formate/nitrite transporter family protein: MQTLAQALTTQSEAARKKVGSARRPARYLVAAMLAGAYIGVGVVLMVATAGPFLAAGSPGERLVAGGVFAAALTLVVFAGAELATSAMMILAQGVATRAVRVRDAVLTLGLCLVGNLAGSMLFAFAVTQAGVLHSNAPAGEMVASMLRAKAHETGGELFFRGVLCNLLVCAAIWACGRLRSEAGQAIVLFWAILAFIASGFEHVVANMTTFSLGLLGGLGPTTWADFARNIAWVGLGNLVGGALVVGLAYVVVAGPAREAGRGAPSTVATSGPVVLPMPAIRRATAPLDRSHRAG; encoded by the coding sequence GTGCAGACCCTCGCCCAGGCGTTGACCACCCAGTCGGAGGCGGCCCGGAAGAAGGTCGGCTCGGCGAGACGCCCGGCGCGCTACCTCGTCGCCGCGATGCTCGCGGGCGCGTACATCGGCGTCGGGGTGGTCCTCATGGTCGCGACCGCCGGGCCCTTCCTCGCGGCCGGGTCTCCGGGGGAGCGGCTCGTCGCCGGGGGCGTGTTCGCGGCGGCCCTGACCCTCGTCGTGTTCGCCGGGGCCGAGCTCGCGACCTCAGCGATGATGATCCTCGCCCAGGGCGTCGCGACGCGCGCCGTCCGGGTGCGTGACGCCGTCCTCACGCTCGGGCTGTGCCTCGTCGGCAACCTCGCCGGCTCGATGCTGTTCGCGTTCGCGGTCACGCAGGCCGGGGTGCTGCACTCCAACGCGCCCGCGGGCGAGATGGTCGCGTCGATGCTGCGGGCGAAGGCCCACGAGACCGGCGGCGAGCTCTTCTTCCGCGGCGTCCTGTGCAACCTCCTCGTGTGCGCCGCGATCTGGGCCTGCGGTCGCCTGCGCTCCGAGGCGGGCCAGGCGATCGTCCTGTTCTGGGCGATCCTCGCGTTCATCGCCTCCGGCTTCGAGCACGTGGTCGCCAACATGACGACCTTCTCGCTCGGCCTCCTCGGCGGCCTGGGCCCGACGACGTGGGCCGACTTCGCCCGCAACATCGCCTGGGTCGGTCTCGGCAACCTCGTCGGCGGCGCCCTCGTCGTCGGCCTCGCCTACGTCGTCGTCGCCGGCCCGGCCCGAGAGGCCGGGCGGGGTGCGCCCTCGACGGTCGCGACCTCGGGACCGGTCGTGCTCCCGATGCCGGCGATCCGGCGCGCGACCGCGCCCCTCGACCGGAGCCACCGCGCGGGCTGA
- a CDS encoding GntR family transcriptional regulator: protein MFDGPEPIYLQIAQMIRAQVLAGELAEEEQVMSTTQFATTFRINPATAAKAFAGLVDEGVLYKRRGLGMFVAPGARERLLADHRARFFDEVLAPALAQADLLDVPTAEIVDYVLGRPRPAGPGTGGAPSTGPTTDPAPR from the coding sequence ATGTTCGACGGACCGGAACCCATCTACCTCCAGATCGCGCAGATGATCCGGGCGCAGGTGCTCGCGGGCGAGCTCGCGGAGGAGGAGCAGGTCATGTCGACCACGCAGTTCGCGACGACGTTCCGCATCAACCCGGCGACGGCCGCGAAGGCGTTCGCCGGGCTCGTCGACGAGGGCGTCCTGTACAAGCGGCGCGGTCTCGGCATGTTCGTCGCCCCCGGGGCGCGGGAGCGGCTGCTCGCCGACCACCGCGCCCGGTTCTTCGACGAGGTCCTCGCGCCGGCGCTCGCCCAGGCCGACCTCCTCGACGTCCCGACGGCCGAGATCGTGGACTACGTCCTCGGCCGGCCGCGCCCCGCCGGACCCGGCACCGGCGGCGCCCCCAGCACCGGCCCGACCACCGACCCCGCCCCGAGGTGA
- a CDS encoding ABC transporter permease, with amino-acid sequence MTAATTTLPHAPAARSGWRGFRTLLLTEARLFLRDGAAVFFALAFPTVLLVGVGFAIPGMREPITGAGAPWDGLTAIATYLPVVLAAAVATPALTTMPVTFATAREKGLLRRLSTTPMRPQGVVVAHLVINLGAIAVSSALALVVGQVVFGLAAPVSPLTVVLAFVLTVLSMLSLGMVVAAVAAKGSTASAIGNLVYFPMLFLSGMWTPGPIMPEVVRDIGQFSPLGAAAQAMSAGWFETEVPTLQLVVMVAWTAVLLPLAVKLFRWS; translated from the coding sequence ATGACCGCCGCGACGACGACCCTGCCCCACGCCCCCGCCGCCCGCTCGGGCTGGCGAGGGTTCAGGACGCTCCTGCTGACCGAGGCCCGACTGTTCCTGCGCGACGGCGCGGCCGTGTTCTTCGCGCTCGCGTTCCCCACGGTCCTGCTCGTCGGCGTCGGGTTCGCCATCCCGGGCATGCGGGAGCCGATCACGGGGGCGGGCGCGCCCTGGGACGGACTGACGGCGATCGCGACCTACCTGCCGGTCGTCCTCGCCGCCGCGGTGGCGACGCCCGCGCTGACGACGATGCCCGTGACCTTCGCGACCGCCCGCGAGAAGGGGCTGCTCCGCCGGCTGTCGACGACCCCCATGCGCCCGCAGGGCGTGGTCGTCGCCCACCTCGTCATCAACCTCGGCGCGATCGCCGTGTCGTCCGCGCTCGCGCTCGTCGTCGGCCAGGTCGTGTTCGGCCTCGCCGCGCCCGTCAGCCCGCTCACGGTCGTGCTGGCCTTCGTGCTCACCGTCCTGTCCATGCTCTCGCTCGGCATGGTCGTCGCGGCGGTCGCCGCCAAGGGGAGCACCGCGTCGGCGATCGGGAACCTCGTCTACTTCCCGATGCTCTTCCTGTCGGGCATGTGGACGCCGGGGCCGATCATGCCCGAGGTCGTGCGGGACATCGGGCAGTTCTCCCCGCTCGGGGCCGCCGCCCAGGCCATGTCGGCGGGATGGTTCGAGACGGAGGTCCCCACGCTCCAGCTCGTCGTGATGGTCGCGTGGACCGCCGTGCTCCTCCCGCTCGCGGTGAAGCTCTTCCGCTGGAGCTGA
- a CDS encoding glycoside hydrolase family 3 N-terminal domain-containing protein yields the protein MTSQSLAGERDPAELVTLRTRAQGLPLREKVRLLTGRSMWRLHAQDELGLRPVVMSDGPVGVRGTSEVEGETSILFPSPSAIGATWDRAVAHETGQAFAREARTHGVDVVLAPQVNIQRTPVGGRHFECYSEDPYLTAQIGTGVVRGLQDQGVAACVKHYVANDSETARTSYVSHVDPRVLREVYLAPFEDAVAAGAWSVMAAYNQVDDGVESGPMTGHRHLLTDVLKDELGFDGAVVSDWVATHTTELSANGGLDVVMPGPGGPWEDALVRAVEEGRVPESEIDDKVARILLLARRVGALDEPARPVTHDGDLRALVRRTAAAGTVVLRSDVANPVWDRPAPRSIALVGPNAVRPHVLGGGSSTVNPAHVVTPAEGLAARWPDATLTVARGGDARRFAPRLDVEGRSADGAAVAMTWLDAEGATLRKSVLPRWDGFLRDLPAEVDTVVLDVDVLLDEPGDHVLEVGTVPGHTIEIDGVVVAEDDRRSGVEVILDSSINNPAGVPTTVHVDAPRRVRITASLLVTRAQGYGNLVRAELRHRVPAPSVEQEIADAVEAARAADLTVVVVGTNEEVESEGWDRTSLALPGRQDELVERVLDADPDAVVVVNAGAPVLLPWLDRARTVLWVWFPGQEAGHSIADVLAGVVEPAGRLPWTLPADEADVPVPHAVPDQGVVEYADGVHVGYRAWERSGAVPAAPFGHGLGWTTWSYDASGEPDHLPARTPDGDATLTVRVTNTGHRDGREVVQVYVEPPVAPASAPVAERDRPVRWLGGFAVVDVAAGASADVTVTVPRRQLEVWDTDSGRWHLPAGTYRLRVGRSVHDLRLDTAVRVQESTTEQE from the coding sequence GTGACATCGCAGTCCCTCGCGGGAGAGCGCGACCCCGCGGAGCTCGTCACCCTGCGCACCCGTGCGCAAGGGCTGCCCCTCCGCGAGAAGGTCCGCCTCCTCACCGGCCGGTCCATGTGGCGCCTGCACGCCCAGGACGAGCTCGGGCTGCGCCCCGTCGTCATGTCCGACGGCCCCGTCGGGGTCCGCGGCACGAGCGAGGTCGAGGGCGAGACCTCGATCCTCTTCCCGTCCCCCAGCGCGATCGGCGCGACGTGGGACCGGGCGGTCGCGCACGAGACCGGGCAGGCATTCGCCCGTGAGGCACGCACGCACGGCGTCGACGTCGTCCTCGCGCCCCAGGTCAACATCCAGCGCACGCCCGTCGGCGGCCGGCACTTCGAGTGCTACTCCGAGGACCCGTACCTGACCGCGCAGATCGGCACCGGCGTCGTGCGCGGCCTCCAGGACCAGGGCGTCGCCGCGTGCGTCAAGCACTACGTCGCCAACGACTCCGAGACCGCGCGCACGTCGTACGTGTCGCACGTCGACCCCCGCGTCCTGCGCGAGGTCTACCTCGCGCCGTTCGAGGACGCGGTCGCGGCGGGCGCGTGGTCCGTCATGGCGGCGTACAACCAGGTGGACGACGGCGTGGAGTCGGGTCCCATGACCGGGCACCGGCACCTGCTCACCGACGTCCTCAAGGACGAGCTCGGGTTCGACGGCGCCGTGGTCTCCGACTGGGTGGCGACGCACACGACCGAGCTCTCCGCGAACGGCGGCCTCGACGTCGTCATGCCCGGCCCGGGCGGCCCGTGGGAGGACGCCCTCGTCCGCGCGGTCGAGGAGGGCCGCGTCCCCGAGAGCGAGATCGACGACAAGGTCGCGCGCATCCTCCTGCTCGCGCGCCGGGTCGGCGCGCTCGACGAGCCCGCCCGCCCCGTCACGCACGACGGCGACCTGCGCGCGCTCGTGCGCCGCACCGCCGCCGCCGGCACGGTCGTCCTGCGCTCGGACGTCGCGAACCCCGTGTGGGACCGTCCGGCACCGCGGTCGATCGCGCTCGTCGGCCCCAACGCGGTGCGCCCGCACGTGCTCGGCGGCGGCAGCTCGACCGTGAACCCCGCGCACGTCGTCACGCCCGCCGAGGGACTGGCCGCGCGCTGGCCCGACGCCACGCTCACCGTCGCCCGCGGCGGCGACGCGCGCCGGTTCGCCCCGCGGCTCGACGTGGAGGGCCGCAGCGCCGACGGCGCCGCCGTCGCGATGACCTGGCTCGACGCCGAGGGCGCGACGCTCCGCAAGTCCGTCCTGCCCCGCTGGGACGGGTTCCTGCGCGACCTGCCCGCCGAGGTCGACACCGTCGTGCTCGACGTCGACGTCCTGCTCGACGAGCCCGGGGACCACGTGCTCGAGGTCGGCACGGTCCCGGGTCACACCATCGAGATCGACGGGGTCGTCGTCGCGGAGGACGACCGCCGCTCGGGGGTCGAGGTCATCCTCGACTCCTCGATCAACAACCCGGCGGGCGTCCCCACGACCGTGCACGTCGACGCGCCGCGCCGCGTGCGGATCACGGCGTCGCTCCTCGTCACGCGCGCCCAGGGGTACGGGAACCTCGTCCGCGCGGAGCTCCGCCACCGCGTCCCGGCGCCGAGCGTCGAGCAGGAGATCGCCGACGCCGTCGAGGCGGCCCGCGCGGCCGACCTGACCGTCGTCGTCGTCGGGACGAACGAGGAGGTCGAGTCCGAGGGCTGGGACCGCACGTCGCTCGCGCTGCCCGGCCGTCAGGACGAGCTCGTCGAGCGGGTCCTCGACGCCGACCCGGACGCGGTCGTCGTCGTGAACGCGGGCGCCCCTGTGCTCCTCCCCTGGCTCGACCGCGCGCGCACCGTGCTGTGGGTGTGGTTCCCGGGCCAGGAGGCCGGGCACTCGATCGCGGACGTCCTCGCGGGCGTCGTCGAGCCGGCGGGCCGCCTCCCCTGGACGCTCCCGGCCGACGAGGCCGACGTCCCCGTCCCGCACGCGGTCCCCGACCAGGGGGTCGTCGAGTACGCCGACGGCGTCCACGTCGGCTACCGCGCGTGGGAGCGCTCGGGCGCCGTCCCCGCCGCACCCTTCGGGCACGGGCTGGGCTGGACGACGTGGTCGTACGACGCGTCCGGCGAGCCTGACCATCTCCCCGCCCGCACTCCCGACGGCGACGCGACCCTCACGGTCCGCGTCACCAACACCGGGCACCGCGACGGCCGCGAGGTCGTCCAGGTCTACGTCGAACCCCCGGTCGCGCCCGCGTCGGCCCCGGTCGCCGAGCGCGACCGTCCGGTCCGCTGGCTCGGCGGGTTCGCCGTCGTCGACGTCGCCGCGGGGGCCTCCGCCGACGTCACCGTGACCGTCCCCCGCCGTCAGCTCGAGGTGTGGGACACCGACAGCGGACGCTGGCACCTCCCGGCCGGGACCTACCGGCTCCGGGTGGGGCGTTCCGTCCACGACCTCCGCCTGGACACCGCGGTCCGGGTGCAGGAGAGCACCACGGAACAGGAGTAG
- a CDS encoding ABC transporter ATP-binding protein — translation MSPAPPPADGATVASPAPTPAPSAGASPVVEVRNLRKTYPGPGGRGDAAARTVAVEDVSLTVRAGEIFGILGPNGAGKTTTVECLAGLREADGGTVRVLGVDPQTDPAAVRDAVGVQLQEAALHEKITVEEAMRLFASFYASPSDVEELLDLLDLAAHRRVAFGKLSGGQKQRLSIALALVGNPRVAILDELTTGLDPAARRATWELVKRVRDRGVTILLVTHFMEEAERLCDRLVIIDGGRVVAQGTPAELVDSVDTSRTVRLRVPPADHDLALHTLAGLADVERVEVDAREIVVTGSRRVLLAVVLALAEQEVVPDDVRTVSRTIEDVFVAVTGRTYDHAADTAALHEGAAR, via the coding sequence ATGAGCCCCGCACCACCGCCCGCCGACGGCGCGACCGTCGCGTCGCCCGCCCCGACCCCTGCACCGTCGGCGGGCGCGTCGCCCGTCGTCGAGGTCCGCAACCTGCGCAAGACCTACCCCGGGCCGGGGGGTCGCGGGGACGCAGCCGCCCGCACGGTCGCCGTCGAGGACGTGAGCCTCACCGTCCGGGCGGGCGAGATCTTCGGCATCCTCGGCCCCAACGGCGCCGGGAAGACGACGACCGTCGAGTGCCTCGCCGGTCTGCGCGAGGCCGACGGCGGGACGGTCCGCGTGCTCGGCGTCGACCCGCAGACGGACCCGGCCGCCGTGCGCGACGCGGTCGGGGTCCAGCTCCAGGAGGCGGCGCTCCACGAGAAGATCACGGTCGAGGAGGCGATGCGCCTCTTCGCGTCCTTCTACGCGTCGCCGTCGGACGTGGAGGAGCTGCTCGACCTCCTCGACCTCGCCGCGCACCGGCGCGTCGCGTTCGGCAAGCTCTCGGGCGGGCAGAAGCAGCGTCTCTCGATCGCGCTCGCGCTCGTCGGCAACCCGCGCGTCGCGATCCTCGACGAGCTGACCACGGGCCTCGACCCGGCCGCGCGCCGCGCCACGTGGGAGCTCGTGAAACGCGTGCGGGACCGGGGCGTGACGATCCTGCTCGTCACGCACTTCATGGAGGAGGCGGAGCGCCTGTGCGACCGGCTCGTCATCATCGACGGCGGTCGCGTGGTCGCGCAGGGCACGCCCGCGGAGCTCGTCGACTCCGTCGACACGTCGCGCACGGTCCGGCTGCGCGTACCGCCTGCCGACCACGACCTGGCGCTCCACACGCTCGCCGGCCTCGCCGACGTCGAGCGCGTCGAGGTCGACGCGCGCGAGATCGTGGTGACCGGGTCGCGCCGCGTGCTGCTCGCCGTCGTGCTCGCGCTCGCCGAGCAGGAGGTCGTGCCCGACGACGTCCGGACCGTCTCCCGGACGATCGAGGACGTCTTCGTCGCCGTGACCGGCCGGACCTACGACCACGCCGCGGACACCGCGGCCCTGCACGAGGGAGCCGCACGATGA
- a CDS encoding ABC transporter ATP-binding protein, whose protein sequence is MTARPTSRPTDQDPTAGTTTSAPAPFAAEVRDVVVRYPRSDGVPALDRATLTVRPGVITGLLGRNGAGKTTLAALLAAFRRPTAGTVRVGPAGDLEDPFENVWATVHTQLVRESGDVWETDKARDTLEYYADLRPHWDADLAARLLDELEVDVRKKPSEMSRGKRSALGAVIGLAARAPLTIFDEVYLGMDAPSRYAFYDALVADYAEHPRTILLSSHLISEVERLFEDVVIIDRGRVLLAENADDVRARGVSLTGPAEVVERHAAGREVLARQRLGGTAQVTLFGTFADDERAAAAEAGLEVGAVPVQDLFVHLTRAGRDEVGARPDTTEEAR, encoded by the coding sequence GTGACCGCCCGGCCCACCAGCCGCCCCACCGACCAGGACCCGACCGCCGGGACCACGACCTCGGCCCCGGCGCCGTTCGCGGCCGAGGTGCGCGACGTCGTCGTGCGCTACCCGCGCAGCGACGGCGTCCCCGCGCTGGACCGCGCGACGCTCACGGTCCGCCCGGGCGTCATCACGGGCCTGCTCGGCCGCAACGGCGCGGGCAAGACGACGCTCGCGGCCCTGCTGGCAGCCTTCCGCCGGCCCACGGCCGGGACCGTGCGGGTCGGGCCGGCGGGCGACCTCGAGGACCCGTTCGAGAACGTGTGGGCGACCGTGCACACCCAGCTCGTCCGGGAGAGCGGCGACGTGTGGGAGACCGACAAGGCCCGCGACACGCTCGAGTACTACGCGGACCTGCGCCCGCACTGGGACGCCGACCTCGCCGCGCGCCTGCTCGACGAGCTCGAGGTGGACGTCCGCAAGAAGCCGAGCGAGATGTCGCGCGGCAAGCGCTCGGCGCTCGGCGCCGTCATCGGCCTCGCGGCGCGCGCGCCGCTCACGATCTTCGACGAGGTCTATCTCGGCATGGACGCCCCGAGCCGGTACGCGTTCTACGACGCGCTCGTCGCGGACTACGCCGAGCACCCGCGCACGATCCTGCTGTCGAGCCACCTCATCTCCGAGGTGGAGCGGCTCTTCGAGGACGTCGTCATCATCGACCGCGGGCGTGTCCTGCTCGCCGAGAACGCCGACGACGTCCGGGCCCGGGGCGTGAGCCTCACCGGCCCCGCGGAGGTGGTCGAGCGGCACGCCGCGGGCCGCGAGGTGCTCGCGCGCCAGCGGCTCGGCGGCACGGCCCAGGTGACGCTCTTCGGCACGTTCGCCGACGACGAGCGGGCGGCCGCCGCGGAGGCCGGGCTGGAGGTCGGCGCGGTCCCGGTCCAGGACCTGTTCGTCCACCTCACCCGTGCCGGGCGCGACGAGGTGGGGGCGCGGCCCGACACGACGGAGGAGGCACGATGA
- a CDS encoding aspartate kinase, producing the protein MALVVQKYGGSSVSDAESIKRVAKRIAQTKRAGHDVVVVVSAMGDTTDELIDLAQQVTPLPPQREMDILLTAGERISMSLLAMAINSLGVKAKSFTGQQAGVITDAVHGKARIVDVVPHRIRETIERGQVAIVAGFQGVTQSTNDVTTLGRGGSDTTAVALAAGLDADVCEIYTDVDGIFTADPRIVPSARKIDRITYEEMLEMAASGAKVLALRCVEYGRRYGVPIHVRSSFSGKDGTFVSADAYSAPQPAVGAAPSSADLPEETVMEDPIISGVAHDRSEAKITVVGVPDVPGTAARIFEVVAGSGVNIDMIVQNVSAARTGLTDISFSLPEGDGPAAMSALSALQGEIGFDSLQFDDQIGKLSLVGAGMKSHPGVSAKLFGALRDAGINIEMISTSEIRISVVTREDSLDDAVRAVHTAFELDAADGEAVVYAGTGR; encoded by the coding sequence GTGGCACTTGTCGTGCAGAAGTACGGCGGTTCGTCGGTATCCGACGCCGAGAGCATCAAGCGCGTGGCCAAGCGCATCGCGCAGACCAAGAGGGCCGGGCACGACGTCGTCGTCGTGGTCTCGGCGATGGGCGACACGACGGACGAGCTCATCGACCTCGCGCAGCAGGTCACCCCCCTCCCGCCGCAGCGCGAGATGGACATCCTCCTCACCGCGGGCGAGCGCATCTCGATGTCGCTGCTCGCGATGGCGATCAACAGCCTGGGCGTCAAGGCGAAGTCCTTCACGGGACAGCAGGCGGGCGTCATCACCGACGCCGTGCACGGCAAGGCGCGCATCGTCGACGTCGTCCCGCACCGCATCCGCGAGACGATCGAGCGCGGCCAGGTCGCGATCGTCGCGGGCTTCCAGGGCGTCACGCAGTCGACGAACGACGTGACGACGCTCGGCCGCGGCGGGTCGGACACGACCGCCGTCGCGCTCGCCGCCGGCCTCGACGCCGACGTGTGCGAGATCTACACGGACGTGGACGGCATCTTCACGGCCGACCCGCGCATCGTCCCGAGCGCGCGCAAGATCGACCGCATCACGTACGAGGAGATGCTCGAGATGGCGGCGAGCGGGGCCAAGGTCCTCGCGCTGCGCTGCGTCGAGTACGGCCGCCGGTACGGCGTGCCCATCCACGTGCGCTCGTCGTTCAGCGGCAAGGACGGCACGTTCGTCAGCGCGGACGCCTACTCCGCGCCGCAGCCCGCCGTCGGTGCCGCCCCCAGCTCTGCAGACCTTCCCGAGGAGACCGTCATGGAAGACCCGATCATCTCCGGCGTCGCGCACGACCGCAGCGAGGCCAAGATCACCGTCGTCGGGGTGCCCGACGTCCCCGGGACGGCCGCGCGCATCTTCGAGGTCGTCGCCGGCTCGGGCGTGAACATCGACATGATCGTGCAGAACGTGTCGGCCGCCCGCACGGGCCTGACCGACATCTCGTTCTCGCTGCCGGAGGGCGACGGGCCGGCCGCGATGTCGGCGCTGTCCGCGCTGCAGGGCGAGATCGGGTTCGACTCGCTGCAGTTCGACGACCAGATCGGCAAGCTCTCGCTCGTCGGTGCGGGCATGAAGTCGCACCCGGGCGTCTCCGCGAAGCTCTTCGGGGCGCTGCGCGACGCGGGCATCAACATCGAGATGATCTCGACCTCGGAGATCCGCATCTCGGTCGTCACCCGCGAGGACTCGCTCGACGACGCGGTGCGCGCCGTGCACACCGCGTTCGAGCTCGACGCCGCCGACGGCGAGGCCGTCGTCTACGCCGGCACCGGCCGCTGA
- a CDS encoding aspartate-semialdehyde dehydrogenase, translating into MSTENRQGLHVAVVGATGQVGAVMRRLLDERDLPVASIRYFASARSAGSTLPWRGTDVVVEDVAATSTDDLRGIDVALFSAGGATSKAQAERFAEAGAVVIDNSSAWRMDPDVPLVVSEVNPGALREARKGIIANPNCTTMAAMPVLKPLADEAGLERLIVATYQAVSGAGLAGAEELRAQAVAGAAAEGTGAGLVGLVHDGGAVAFPEPAVFPRNVAFNVVPIAGSIVDDGQEETDEEKKLRNESRKILGLPGLAVAGTCVRVPVFTGHSLAIHAEFGNAITPDRAREILAAAPGVVLADVPNPLAAAGKDPSFVGRIRTDQSVPDGRGLVLFVSNDNLRKGAALNAVQLAELVAQDLDAVRAAFTPALAK; encoded by the coding sequence ATGAGCACCGAGAACCGTCAGGGCCTGCACGTCGCCGTCGTCGGCGCGACCGGCCAGGTGGGCGCCGTCATGCGCCGCCTCCTCGACGAGCGCGACCTGCCCGTCGCGAGCATCCGCTACTTCGCGTCGGCACGCTCCGCCGGGTCGACGCTCCCGTGGCGCGGGACCGACGTCGTCGTGGAGGACGTCGCCGCGACGTCGACCGACGACCTGCGCGGGATCGACGTCGCCCTGTTCTCCGCGGGCGGCGCGACCTCGAAGGCGCAGGCCGAGCGCTTCGCCGAGGCGGGCGCCGTCGTGATCGACAACTCGTCCGCGTGGCGCATGGACCCGGACGTCCCGCTCGTCGTGTCCGAGGTGAACCCGGGCGCGCTGCGCGAGGCGCGCAAGGGGATCATCGCCAACCCGAACTGCACGACCATGGCCGCGATGCCGGTGCTCAAGCCGCTCGCGGACGAGGCCGGGCTGGAGCGCCTGATCGTCGCGACGTACCAGGCCGTGTCCGGCGCCGGTCTCGCCGGTGCGGAGGAGCTGCGCGCGCAGGCGGTCGCGGGCGCCGCGGCGGAGGGCACGGGCGCGGGCCTGGTCGGGCTCGTGCACGACGGCGGCGCGGTCGCCTTCCCGGAGCCCGCGGTCTTCCCGCGCAACGTCGCGTTCAACGTCGTCCCGATCGCCGGGTCGATCGTCGACGACGGGCAGGAGGAGACGGACGAGGAGAAGAAGCTCCGCAACGAGTCGCGCAAGATCCTCGGCCTGCCGGGGCTCGCCGTCGCGGGCACGTGCGTGCGCGTCCCGGTGTTCACCGGCCACTCGCTCGCGATCCACGCGGAGTTCGGGAACGCGATCACGCCCGACCGGGCGCGCGAGATCCTCGCCGCCGCGCCGGGCGTCGTGCTCGCCGACGTCCCGAACCCGCTCGCGGCGGCCGGGAAGGACCCGTCGTTCGTCGGCCGCATCCGCACCGACCAGTCCGTCCCCGACGGCCGCGGCCTCGTGCTCTTCGTGTCGAACGACAACCTCCGCAAGGGCGCCGCGCTCAACGCGGTGCAGCTCGCGGAACTCGTCGCCCAGGACCTCGACGCCGTCCGCGCGGCGTTCACCCCCGCCCTCGCGAAGTAG